One window from the genome of Trabulsiella odontotermitis encodes:
- the gsiB gene encoding glutathione ABC transporter substrate-binding protein GsiB: MTQRISGKWLLALGVVSALTAAPAFAQKDVVVAVGSNFTTLDPYDANDTLSQAVAKSFYQGLFGLDKDMKLQNVLVESYTVSDDGLVYTLKLRQGVKFQDGTVFDAEAVKANLDRASNPANHLKRYNLYKNIDKTEAVDPSTVKITLKSPFSAFINILAHPATAMISPAALKKYGNEIGFHPVGTGPYQLDTWNQTDFVKVKKFAGYWQQGLPKLDTITWRPVVDNNTRAAMLQTGEAQFAFPIPYEQAAILGKNSKLELVASPSIMQRYISMNVTQKPFDNPKVREAINYAINRQALVKVAFAGYATPATGIVPPSIAYAQQYQPWPYDPAKAKALLKEAGYPNGFSTTLWSSHNHSTAQKVLQFTQQQLAQIGIKAQVTAMDAGQRAAEVEGKGQKESGVRMFYTGWSASTGEADWALSPLFASQNWPPTLFNTAFYSNKQVDSDLTDALKTNDPKEKARLYKDAQDIVWKESPWVPLVVEKLVSAHSKNLTGFYIMPDTGFSFDEADLK, encoded by the coding sequence TGCGCAGAAAGATGTCGTGGTAGCGGTAGGCTCTAATTTCACCACGTTAGATCCCTACGATGCCAACGATACCCTGTCACAGGCCGTGGCAAAATCCTTCTATCAGGGGCTGTTTGGCCTTGATAAAGACATGAAATTGCAGAACGTGCTGGTGGAGAGTTATACCGTTTCTGATGATGGTCTGGTCTATACCCTCAAGCTCCGTCAGGGGGTGAAGTTTCAGGACGGCACTGTGTTTGACGCTGAGGCGGTGAAGGCTAACCTCGACCGCGCCAGCAACCCGGCTAACCATCTGAAGCGTTATAACCTGTACAAAAATATCGACAAGACCGAAGCGGTGGATCCTTCCACGGTGAAAATTACCCTCAAGTCACCGTTCTCTGCGTTTATCAATATCCTGGCGCACCCGGCGACGGCGATGATCTCCCCGGCGGCGTTGAAAAAATATGGCAACGAGATTGGTTTCCACCCGGTGGGTACCGGTCCGTATCAACTGGACACCTGGAACCAAACCGATTTTGTGAAGGTGAAGAAGTTCGCCGGTTACTGGCAGCAAGGGTTGCCGAAACTCGACACCATCACCTGGCGTCCGGTGGTTGATAACAATACCCGTGCGGCAATGTTACAGACCGGTGAAGCGCAGTTCGCGTTTCCGATCCCCTACGAACAGGCGGCGATCCTCGGTAAAAATAGCAAGCTGGAGCTGGTTGCCAGCCCGTCTATCATGCAGCGTTACATCAGCATGAACGTCACGCAAAAGCCGTTCGACAACCCGAAAGTGCGTGAAGCGATCAACTACGCCATTAACCGTCAGGCGCTGGTGAAAGTGGCGTTTGCCGGATACGCCACTCCGGCGACGGGTATCGTGCCGCCGTCGATTGCTTACGCTCAGCAGTATCAGCCGTGGCCGTACGATCCGGCCAAAGCGAAGGCGCTACTGAAGGAAGCCGGGTATCCCAATGGTTTCAGCACCACGCTGTGGTCGTCGCATAACCACAGCACAGCGCAGAAGGTGTTGCAGTTTACCCAGCAGCAGCTGGCGCAGATCGGCATTAAAGCGCAGGTGACGGCGATGGATGCCGGGCAACGCGCGGCGGAAGTGGAAGGCAAAGGGCAGAAAGAGAGCGGGGTGAGGATGTTCTACACTGGCTGGTCAGCCTCGACCGGTGAAGCCGACTGGGCGCTGTCGCCGCTGTTCGCTTCGCAGAACTGGCCGCCAACCCTGTTTAACACTGCGTTTTACAGCAACAAGCAGGTGGACAGCGATCTGACTGACGCCCTGAAAACCAACGATCCGAAAGAGAAAGCCCGTCTGTACAAAGACGCGCAGGATATCGTCTGGAAAGAATCGCCGTGGGTACCGCTGGTGGTCGAAAAACTGGTCTCCGCGCACAGCAAAAATCTGACCGGGTTTTACATCATGCCGGATACCGGATTCAGCTTTGACGAGGCCGATCTGAAGTAA
- the gsiC gene encoding glutathione ABC transporter permease GsiC yields MLNYVIKRLFGLIPTLLIVAVLVFLFVHLLPGDPARLIAGPEADAEVIALVRQQLGLDQPLHIQFFDYIINVLQGDFGHSMVSRRPVSEEIASRFLPTLWLTIASMVWAVIFGMAMGIAAAVWRNRWPDRLGMALAVTGISFPAFALGMLLMQIFSVELGWLPTVGADSWRHYILPSITLGAAVASVMARFTRASFVDVLNEDYMRTARAKGVSETLVVLKHGLRNAMIPVVTMMGLQFGFLLGGSIVVEKVFNWPGLGRLLVDSVEMRDYPVIQAEVLLFSLEFILINLVVDVLYAAINPAIRYK; encoded by the coding sequence ATGCTCAATTATGTGATTAAACGGCTGTTCGGATTGATCCCCACGCTGCTGATTGTGGCGGTGCTGGTGTTCCTGTTCGTCCATTTGTTGCCGGGTGACCCGGCGCGGTTAATCGCCGGTCCCGAAGCGGATGCGGAGGTTATCGCACTGGTGCGGCAACAACTGGGGCTCGATCAGCCACTGCATATTCAGTTCTTTGATTACATCATTAACGTGTTGCAGGGCGATTTCGGCCACTCGATGGTGTCACGGCGTCCGGTGTCGGAAGAGATCGCCAGCCGCTTCCTGCCGACGCTGTGGCTGACCATCGCCAGCATGGTGTGGGCGGTGATCTTCGGCATGGCGATGGGCATCGCGGCGGCGGTGTGGCGCAATCGATGGCCCGACCGGCTCGGCATGGCGCTGGCGGTGACCGGCATTTCGTTTCCCGCCTTTGCACTGGGCATGCTGTTGATGCAAATCTTCTCCGTCGAGCTGGGCTGGTTACCTACTGTCGGTGCGGACAGCTGGCGGCATTACATTCTGCCCTCCATCACCCTTGGTGCGGCGGTGGCTTCGGTGATGGCGCGCTTTACCCGCGCCTCGTTTGTGGATGTGCTCAACGAAGACTACATGCGCACGGCGCGGGCGAAAGGGGTGAGCGAAACGCTGGTAGTGCTCAAGCACGGCCTGCGAAACGCCATGATCCCGGTGGTGACGATGATGGGCCTGCAGTTTGGTTTTTTGCTCGGCGGCTCTATCGTGGTGGAGAAAGTCTTTAACTGGCCGGGGTTGGGGCGTTTGCTGGTGGATTCCGTCGAAATGCGTGATTATCCGGTCATTCAGGCGGAAGTGTTATTGTTTTCCCTGGAATTTATTCTTATCAACTTAGTGGTGGATGTGCTCTACGCAGCCATTAACCCGGCGATCAGGTACAAATAA
- the gsiD gene encoding glutathione ABC transporter permease GsiD — protein MRLLNWRRQAVLDAMPTVKPGRVRTPWCEFWRRFRRQPIALAAGLFVLLLIVVAVAAPWIAPFDAENYFDYDRLNDGPSTIHWFGVDSLGRDIFSRVLLGARISLAAGVFAVLIGAVTGIVLGLLAGYYEGWWDRIIMRICDVLFAFPGILLAIAVVAVMGSGMANVIIAVAIFSIPAFARLVRGNTLVLKQQTFIESARSIGASDSTILFRHILPGTVSSIVVFFTMRIGVSIISAASLSFLGLGAQPPTPEWGAMLNEARADMVIAPHVAIFPAIAIFLTVLAFNLLGDGLRDALDPKIKG, from the coding sequence GTGAGATTGTTAAACTGGCGACGACAGGCCGTATTAGACGCCATGCCGACGGTCAAGCCCGGTCGGGTGCGCACGCCGTGGTGTGAGTTCTGGCGACGGTTCCGCCGTCAACCCATCGCGCTGGCAGCCGGGCTGTTTGTGCTGCTGCTGATCGTGGTAGCGGTTGCAGCGCCGTGGATAGCGCCGTTTGATGCGGAAAATTACTTTGACTACGATCGGCTGAACGACGGGCCGTCGACGATCCACTGGTTTGGTGTTGACTCGCTTGGTCGCGATATTTTCAGCCGGGTGCTGCTTGGCGCGCGGATCTCGCTCGCCGCCGGGGTGTTTGCCGTGCTGATTGGCGCGGTGACGGGCATTGTGCTGGGGCTCCTGGCCGGGTACTACGAAGGCTGGTGGGATCGCATCATCATGCGCATCTGCGATGTGCTGTTCGCTTTCCCTGGCATCCTGCTGGCGATTGCGGTCGTCGCGGTGATGGGTAGCGGGATGGCGAATGTGATCATCGCCGTGGCTATCTTCTCGATCCCGGCGTTTGCCCGCCTGGTCCGCGGCAATACGTTGGTGCTTAAACAGCAGACGTTTATTGAGTCCGCCCGCAGCATTGGCGCCAGCGACAGCACCATTCTGTTCCGTCATATTCTGCCGGGAACTGTGTCGTCGATTGTGGTCTTTTTTACCATGCGTATTGGCGTGTCGATCATCTCCGCTGCCAGTCTCTCTTTCCTTGGCCTGGGCGCGCAGCCGCCAACGCCTGAATGGGGCGCGATGCTTAATGAAGCGCGCGCCGACATGGTGATTGCTCCGCACGTGGCGATTTTCCCGGCGATTGCTATTTTCCTGACGGTGCTGGCGTTTAACCTGCTGGGCGACGGCCTGCGTGACGCGCTGGATCCGAAGATAAAAGGGTAA
- a CDS encoding PTS sugar transporter subunit IIA has product MKRHYIFASHGTFAQGVLNSVELILGMQPNIYTLCAYVDENTDLTAQVGALMASLPEEDDVIAITDIFAGSVNNEFVRFLQRPQFHLLSGLNLPLVIDLLISAEEQNTSKLINDALISSKESIQYCNQTLATAFQADKDF; this is encoded by the coding sequence ATGAAACGACACTATATTTTTGCCAGCCATGGCACTTTCGCCCAAGGGGTACTCAATTCGGTTGAGCTGATTCTCGGCATGCAACCGAATATCTACACGTTATGCGCTTATGTAGATGAAAATACGGATTTGACAGCGCAGGTTGGGGCGTTAATGGCGTCTCTGCCTGAAGAAGACGACGTCATTGCCATTACCGATATTTTTGCCGGTAGCGTGAATAATGAGTTTGTGCGCTTTTTGCAACGGCCACAGTTTCATTTACTTTCCGGACTGAACTTGCCTCTGGTAATTGATTTGCTGATTTCTGCTGAAGAGCAGAATACCAGCAAATTAATTAACGACGCGCTGATCAGTTCCAAAGAAAGTATTCAGTACTGTAATCAAACCCTCGCCACTGCCTTCCAGGCGGATAAAGATTTCTGA
- a CDS encoding sigma 54-interacting transcriptional regulator, protein MRNELLTFLANQTDFFDPKNLSDVFTARYLAQRFALKRNTASHYLNQLVAQGVLVKINTRPVYFLHKESFCQQFFTLSRNDYDSVAQLLADDGPAPEQPDHFSLLIGHDGSLKKPIEQLKSALFYPDGGLPLLMTGDSGTGKSYIAELMHHFAISQGLLADDAPFISFNCAQYASNPELLAANLFGYVKGAFTGAQTDKQGAFEAADGGMLFLDEVHRLNAEGQEKLFTWLDRKEIYRVGETSQGHPVSTRLIFATTEELHSTFLTTFLRRIPVLVTLPDLQSRSRQEKEALILLFFWLEAKTLAAQLALTPRLLQVLNHYHYRGNVGELKNVVKYAVAAAWAKQRGSERLSVGIQDLPEKVAVALPASGEPLATEERLTVDPRTSLVWLLRSRNPVQGIIHDTQCQVLALFEQVNTGESRWEDVQKRMGEEIETLFDRLIFEHRDTTDSPMLLLTTQQVREEFYRLEKQFNIQFNGNCIYALSHYLVHRSHGSHSALSHERIRLLDDYLAQKYSQLYRFCQAVIAALTQKLDIEPQRIDALLLALWLHKAGAVSQTHVSRAVILAHGFATASSIANVANRLLKNPVFESFDMPLDVTPEAIAQQVVNYIESNALSSGLMILVDMGSLNAIHSYFQRRVATPVAIVNNVSTSMALYVGERILQGHLIEDIAREVSADLPVEHQLFWPQANKPRVILTTCVTGMGAATNLCMLLKASIPETLGVDIIACDYHMLSNTHERALIFNRYDVLAVVGTLDPRIPAVPWISLDSLIAGGGNGQLMRIFGTIASAEQVNEINNLLLKNFSLRRVIESVTILDTGKVINQVEQFVFRYEHLAGCQVPNDRKVALYVHISCLIERLIRNASPGTYTGRQCPESELTLLRQAFSVIEASYSVKIPVVELYYIHDVLTLETEFIQQDQEF, encoded by the coding sequence ATGCGTAATGAATTACTGACATTTCTGGCGAACCAGACGGATTTTTTTGATCCTAAAAACCTGAGTGATGTTTTCACTGCCCGCTATCTGGCGCAACGCTTTGCGTTAAAAAGAAATACTGCCAGTCACTATCTCAACCAACTGGTGGCGCAGGGCGTGCTGGTGAAAATTAATACCCGGCCCGTCTACTTTCTGCATAAAGAGAGTTTCTGTCAGCAGTTTTTTACGCTCTCGCGTAATGACTACGACAGCGTAGCCCAACTTCTTGCCGATGACGGGCCTGCGCCTGAGCAGCCCGACCATTTTTCCTTACTGATTGGTCACGACGGCAGCCTGAAAAAGCCCATCGAGCAGCTTAAAAGCGCGCTCTTTTACCCTGACGGTGGTCTGCCACTACTGATGACCGGTGACAGTGGCACCGGCAAAAGTTATATCGCCGAACTGATGCATCACTTCGCCATTTCGCAGGGGCTACTGGCAGACGATGCGCCATTTATCAGTTTCAACTGCGCTCAGTACGCCAGTAACCCGGAGCTACTGGCCGCCAACCTGTTTGGCTACGTTAAAGGGGCGTTTACCGGCGCGCAAACCGATAAGCAGGGCGCATTCGAAGCCGCGGATGGCGGCATGCTGTTTCTTGATGAGGTGCATCGGCTGAACGCCGAGGGGCAGGAAAAGCTATTTACCTGGCTGGATCGCAAAGAGATCTATCGCGTGGGTGAAACCTCGCAGGGGCACCCGGTCTCTACGCGCCTGATTTTCGCTACCACAGAAGAGTTGCACAGTACGTTCCTGACGACGTTTCTGCGTCGCATCCCTGTACTGGTGACGCTGCCGGACCTTCAGAGCCGCTCGCGGCAGGAAAAAGAGGCGCTGATTTTGCTCTTTTTCTGGCTGGAGGCGAAAACGCTGGCAGCGCAACTGGCGCTGACGCCGCGTCTGTTGCAGGTGCTGAATCATTACCACTATCGCGGCAACGTCGGCGAGCTGAAAAACGTGGTGAAGTATGCCGTCGCGGCGGCGTGGGCGAAACAGCGGGGCAGTGAGAGACTGAGCGTAGGCATTCAGGATCTGCCGGAAAAGGTGGCCGTCGCGTTGCCCGCTTCCGGGGAGCCGTTAGCCACTGAGGAACGGCTGACGGTCGATCCGCGAACCAGCCTCGTCTGGCTGCTGCGTTCGCGCAACCCGGTTCAGGGGATCATTCATGACACGCAATGCCAGGTGCTGGCGCTGTTTGAACAGGTCAACACCGGGGAGTCGCGGTGGGAGGACGTACAGAAACGAATGGGTGAAGAGATTGAGACGCTCTTCGATCGGCTCATTTTTGAACATCGTGATACCACGGATTCACCGATGCTGCTGTTGACCACGCAGCAGGTGCGAGAAGAATTTTACCGGCTGGAAAAGCAGTTCAACATCCAGTTTAACGGCAACTGCATCTATGCGCTCAGCCACTATCTGGTTCATCGCTCTCACGGCTCGCACTCGGCGCTTAGCCATGAACGCATTCGTCTGCTGGATGATTATCTGGCGCAGAAATATTCGCAGTTATACCGTTTTTGTCAGGCGGTGATCGCGGCGCTGACTCAGAAACTCGATATTGAGCCTCAGCGAATCGACGCGCTGTTGCTGGCGTTATGGCTGCATAAAGCGGGCGCGGTCAGCCAGACGCATGTCAGCCGGGCGGTCATTCTGGCGCACGGGTTTGCGACTGCCAGCAGCATCGCCAACGTAGCTAACCGGCTGCTGAAGAATCCGGTATTTGAGTCGTTTGACATGCCACTGGATGTCACGCCGGAGGCCATTGCGCAGCAGGTGGTGAACTATATCGAGAGCAACGCGCTCTCTTCAGGGCTAATGATCCTCGTGGATATGGGCTCGCTGAACGCTATTCATAGCTATTTCCAGCGCCGTGTCGCCACGCCGGTCGCCATCGTCAACAACGTGTCGACCAGCATGGCGCTGTATGTCGGTGAACGGATCTTACAGGGGCATCTGATTGAGGATATCGCGCGGGAGGTAAGTGCCGATCTTCCTGTTGAACATCAGTTGTTCTGGCCGCAGGCGAATAAACCGCGGGTGATCCTCACCACTTGCGTGACGGGCATGGGGGCAGCGACAAACCTCTGTATGCTGCTGAAGGCCAGCATTCCGGAAACCCTCGGCGTCGATATTATTGCGTGCGATTATCACATGCTCAGCAACACCCATGAGCGTGCGCTGATCTTTAACCGCTACGACGTGCTGGCGGTAGTCGGTACGCTTGACCCGCGTATCCCCGCCGTGCCGTGGATTTCGCTGGATTCCCTGATCGCAGGGGGTGGCAACGGGCAACTGATGCGCATTTTCGGCACGATTGCCTCCGCAGAGCAGGTTAATGAAATCAATAACCTGCTGCTGAAAAACTTCTCCCTGCGGCGGGTGATTGAATCGGTCACTATTCTCGACACCGGCAAAGTGATCAACCAGGTCGAGCAGTTTGTTTTCCGCTATGAGCATCTGGCCGGGTGTCAGGTGCCGAATGATCGCAAGGTGGCGCTGTATGTTCACATCAGTTGCCTGATTGAGCGTTTGATTCGTAACGCATCGCCGGGCACTTACACCGGACGGCAGTGTCCGGAGAGCGAGCTGACACTCCTGCGCCAGGCCTTTAGTGTCATTGAGGCGAGCTATAGTGTCAAAATCCCGGTAGTGGAGCTTTATTACATTCATGATGTGTTAACGCTGGAGACTGAATTTATCCAGCAGGATCAAGAGTTTTAA